One genomic window of Bacteroidota bacterium includes the following:
- a CDS encoding TonB-dependent receptor, whose translation MFRKLAFLALGVISLATVSFAQSSYGTLVGKITDALTGEELIGANVVVILEGNQKGGASTDINGDFIIKPIPPGKYNIHASYIGYKDVIITGYQIFSGKLSKQDIKLNVKAKEEDEFEYIEYVKPLVDVEESSGNRLGRDEIRKAPTRSVGELVELTAGVQGGSVKGQRAEGTVYFIDGVRVRGFSGVPQGMIAEINTITGGISAEYGDFTGGVV comes from the coding sequence ATGTTTAGGAAACTTGCGTTTCTCGCTTTAGGCGTTATTTCACTTGCAACAGTGTCGTTTGCACAATCCTCTTACGGAACACTTGTTGGAAAAATAACTGATGCGCTTACTGGCGAAGAATTAATCGGTGCGAATGTGGTTGTAATCCTCGAGGGTAACCAAAAAGGAGGAGCATCAACCGACATCAATGGAGATTTCATCATCAAACCAATTCCTCCAGGTAAATACAATATTCATGCCTCTTACATTGGGTATAAGGATGTGATCATTACCGGATACCAGATTTTTTCAGGAAAATTATCCAAACAGGATATTAAACTGAATGTTAAAGCCAAGGAAGAAGACGAATTCGAATATATCGAGTACGTCAAACCATTGGTTGATGTTGAAGAAAGTAGTGGTAATCGACTGGGTAGGGATGAAATCAGAAAAGCACCCACCAGAAGTGTTGGAGAATTAGTTGAACTTACAGCTGGTGTCCAGGGCGGTAGTGTTAAAGGACAGAGAGCAGAAGGTACAGTGTATTTCATTGACGGAGTTCGTGTACGTGGTTTCTCAGGTGTTCCTCAAGGAATGATTGCTGAAATCAACACTATTACCGGTGGAATTTCTGCTGAATATGGTGACTTTACAGGTGGTGTTGTT
- the mgtE gene encoding magnesium transporter, translating into MQEINKQYIEHIQEMLENKDSASIIALFNEIHPADIAEIIEELNIRDARELFSYLVGDLASDVLVELEDDTQQKLLLDIPASEIYEKFIESMESDDAADIINELPEGVREEVVTILAKSSEEDAQDVIELLEYEEDSAGGLMAKEMIQVHINDTVSKCIALIQEAKEEVDDIYAVYVVDDDEKLKGIIPLKNLVLFPPRTKIIDFFEDDVKYVTVDTEAEEVAQIMQRYDLVVLPVIDHDGILVGRITIDDVVDFITEEAEEDYQLASGISEDVDPTDKVWILSRARLPWLLLGLVGGVAASKVIGTHEETIRINPEMAFFIPIITAMAGNAGIQSSAIVVQALAANTMGKSSFLAKILKEFTVSVINGLICGILLMVYGIFFTDMLQTALTISISLLVVIMLASTLGFAIPLLLDRIKIDPALATGPFITTTNDLIGLAVYFYISHLMYSFTF; encoded by the coding sequence ATGCAGGAAATTAACAAACAATATATTGAGCATATTCAAGAAATGCTTGAGAATAAGGATTCAGCTTCTATTATTGCCTTATTCAACGAAATCCATCCTGCGGACATTGCTGAAATAATTGAAGAGTTAAATATTCGGGATGCCCGCGAACTGTTCTCTTATTTGGTTGGCGATCTTGCTTCTGATGTGTTGGTGGAATTAGAGGATGACACACAACAAAAATTACTGTTAGATATTCCTGCATCAGAAATATATGAAAAATTCATTGAATCAATGGAATCGGATGATGCTGCCGATATTATCAATGAATTGCCAGAAGGTGTTCGGGAAGAAGTTGTGACCATACTGGCAAAAAGTTCAGAAGAAGATGCACAGGATGTCATCGAATTACTTGAATACGAAGAAGATTCAGCTGGTGGTTTGATGGCTAAGGAAATGATTCAGGTGCACATAAACGATACAGTATCCAAGTGTATTGCCCTAATTCAGGAAGCAAAAGAAGAAGTTGATGATATTTATGCTGTTTATGTTGTTGATGATGATGAAAAATTAAAAGGAATTATCCCTCTTAAAAATCTTGTTTTATTCCCTCCACGTACAAAGATTATTGACTTTTTTGAAGATGACGTAAAATACGTTACGGTTGATACAGAAGCCGAAGAAGTTGCTCAAATTATGCAACGCTACGATTTGGTTGTTCTACCGGTTATTGATCATGATGGTATTTTAGTTGGACGAATAACTATTGATGATGTTGTTGATTTTATAACTGAAGAAGCAGAGGAGGATTATCAATTAGCATCAGGTATTTCCGAAGATGTTGATCCGACCGATAAGGTTTGGATACTTTCACGAGCTCGTTTGCCCTGGTTGCTCTTGGGATTAGTCGGTGGTGTTGCTGCTTCAAAAGTAATTGGCACTCACGAAGAAACCATACGGATAAATCCAGAGATGGCATTTTTTATTCCCATTATTACAGCTATGGCCGGAAATGCTGGAATTCAATCTTCAGCTATAGTGGTTCAGGCATTGGCTGCTAATACCATGGGGAAATCCAGTTTTCTGGCGAAAATTTTAAAAGAATTTACAGTTTCAGTTATCAATGGATTAATATGTGGAATATTATTAATGGTTTATGGAATATTCTTTACTGACATGCTTCAAACGGCCCTAACAATCAGCATTTCTTTGCTTGTGGTTATCATGTTGGCTTCAACCTTAGGATTTGCAATTCCCTTATTATTGGATCGAATTAAAATCGATCCTGCCCTTGCCACCGGGCCTTTTATTACAACCACAAATGATTTAATTGGACTGGCTGTTTATTTTTATATTAGCCATTTGATGTATAGTTTCACTTTCTGA